One window of the Eschrichtius robustus isolate mEscRob2 chromosome X, mEscRob2.pri, whole genome shotgun sequence genome contains the following:
- the LOC137756846 gene encoding spindlin-2 isoform X2, whose translation MKTPNSQEAEGQQTRAVAGRATGSANMTKRKASQKKQRGRPSSQPRRNIVGCRISHGWKEGDEPITQWKGTVLDQLLDDYKEGDLRIMPESSESPPAEREPGGVVDGLIGKHVEYTKEDGSKRIGMVIHQVEAKPSVYFIKFDDDFHIYVYDLVKKS comes from the exons ATGAAAACCCCCAACTCGCAGGAGGCCGAAGGGCAACAAACCAGGGCAGTCGCAGGACGGGCCACTGGGTCTGCAAACATGACGAAGAGAAAAGCCTCCCAAAAGAAGCAGAGAGGCAGACCTTCGTCCCAGCCCCGCAGGAACATCGTGGGCTGCAGGATTTCACACGGATGGAAGGAAGGCGATGAGCCCATCACCCAGTGGAAAGGAACCGTTCTGGATCAG CTTCTAGATGATTATAAAGAAGGAGACCTCCGTATCATGCCAGAGTCCAGTGAGTCTCCTCCAGCAGAGAGGGAGCCAGGAGGAGTTGTAGATGGCCTGATAGGTAAACATGTGGAATATACCAAAGAAGATGGCTCCAAACGGATCGGCATGGTCATTCACCAAGTGGAAGCCAAACCCTCTGTGTATTTCATCAAGTTTGATGATGATTTCCATATCTATGTCTATGATTTGGTGAAAAAGTCCTAA
- the LOC137756846 gene encoding spindlin-2 isoform X1, whose product MKTPNSQEAEGQQTRAVAGRATGSANMTKRKASQKKQRGRPSSQPRRNIVGCRISHGWKEGDEPITQWKGTVLDQVPINPSLYLVKYDGIDCVYGLELHRDERVLSLKILSDRVASSQVSDANLANTIIGKAVEHMFEGEHGSKDEWRGMVLAQAPIMKAWFYITYEKDPVLYMYQLLDDYKEGDLRIMPESSESPPAEREPGGVVDGLIGKHVEYTKEDGSKRIGMVIHQVEAKPSVYFIKFDDDFHIYVYDLVKKS is encoded by the coding sequence ATGAAAACCCCCAACTCGCAGGAGGCCGAAGGGCAACAAACCAGGGCAGTCGCAGGACGGGCCACTGGGTCTGCAAACATGACGAAGAGAAAAGCCTCCCAAAAGAAGCAGAGAGGCAGACCTTCGTCCCAGCCCCGCAGGAACATCGTGGGCTGCAGGATTTCACACGGATGGAAGGAAGGCGATGAGCCCATCACCCAGTGGAAAGGAACCGTTCTGGATCAGGTGCCTATAAATCCTTCTCTTTATCTGGTGAAATATGATGGAATTGACTGTGTCTATGGACTGGAACTTCACAGAGATGAAAGAGTTTTGTCTCTTAAAATTCTTTCCGACAGGGTGGCATCATCTCAAGTCAGTGATGCAAACCTTGCAAATACCATAATTGGTAAAGCTGTGGAACATATGTTTGAGGGTGAGCATGGTTCTAAGGATGAATGGAGAGGAATGGTCTTGGCCCAAGCACCTATCATGAAAGCCTGGTTTTATATTACCTATGAGAAAGATCCTGTCTTGTACATGTACCAGCTTCTAGATGATTATAAAGAAGGAGACCTCCGTATCATGCCAGAGTCCAGTGAGTCTCCTCCAGCAGAGAGGGAGCCAGGAGGAGTTGTAGATGGCCTGATAGGTAAACATGTGGAATATACCAAAGAAGATGGCTCCAAACGGATCGGCATGGTCATTCACCAAGTGGAAGCCAAACCCTCTGTGTATTTCATCAAGTTTGATGATGATTTCCATATCTATGTCTATGATTTGGTGAAAAAGTCCTAA